From a region of the Desulfovibrio sp. JC010 genome:
- a CDS encoding conjugal transfer protein TrbE (type IV secretion system ATPase VirB4 family) — protein MLKLKDYRHKQKSLPDLLPYAAMVDNGIVLCKNGALMAGWFFRSQDTASSTPSELAAISNRVNQALKELGSGWMCHVDAVRTPSTGYPVPAASYFQDKVTAAIDDERRNAFESGDFYTTSTFITVTSMPSLGKDKVKRYASGESFAFSSLEKYLNDFKKAIIQLEDSLSLCLQLERLTDYVYEDEYGSRKTISPLLSLLQLCATGENHPIMLPEIPMYLDAVLGCKDLVVGDSLFMGKKHIRILAIDGLPSESHPAMLSCLEGISIEYRFSTRFICMSQIEALKELEQYRKTWQQKIFSVFDLMFNKVNPKPNQTAADMASDAEQAITEIESGDFSAGFYTACIVLISEDPEQLEEQTRLLNRHILFKGFSCRVETTNALEAWLGTHPGNSFANVRRPIINTMNLADMLPLATIWAGREHNPSPMFMPSSPALMHCATNGATPFRLNLHVGDIGHTLMFGPTGSGKSTMLGITAAQFRRYKNATIFAFDKGMSMFPLCKAAGGSHYEIAGEGSELAFAPLSHIESDSEQSWAEQWIETLVQLQGFIVLPTHRNAIHQAMNLLRNNPQDMRSLTDFYHLLQDDELREAIKHYTEAGAMGHLLDAKQDTLGIDSFMVFEIEELMNLGDKNLIPVLLYIFHRIEKALNGQPALLILDEAWVMLGHPVFREKIREWLKVLRKANCAVLLATQSLSDAVRSGLLDVLSESCPTKIYLANGSANDEDQRKLYKGLGLNSTQIQIITSAAPKRDYYIVSPEGRRLINLALGPVALSFVGSSDKGSITRIKELDKLHGKEWPGKWLEERRGDFR, from the coding sequence ATGCTCAAGCTCAAAGACTACCGCCACAAACAGAAGAGCCTGCCGGACCTGCTCCCCTATGCCGCCATGGTCGATAATGGAATTGTGCTCTGCAAAAACGGCGCACTCATGGCCGGCTGGTTTTTCAGATCTCAGGACACTGCTTCAAGCACGCCCAGTGAACTTGCGGCCATCAGCAACAGAGTAAATCAGGCACTGAAGGAACTTGGTTCCGGCTGGATGTGCCATGTCGATGCTGTGCGGACTCCTTCAACCGGCTATCCGGTTCCCGCTGCAAGCTACTTTCAGGATAAGGTAACAGCGGCCATAGATGATGAACGCCGCAACGCTTTTGAATCAGGTGATTTTTATACCACCAGCACGTTCATAACTGTCACCAGCATGCCCAGTCTCGGCAAAGACAAGGTAAAAAGATACGCCAGTGGTGAAAGCTTTGCCTTCAGTTCGCTGGAAAAATATTTGAACGACTTTAAAAAGGCCATCATACAGCTTGAAGACTCGCTGTCACTATGCCTTCAGCTCGAACGTCTTACGGACTATGTTTATGAAGATGAATACGGTTCACGCAAGACTATTTCCCCACTTCTGAGCCTGCTGCAATTATGTGCGACCGGGGAAAACCATCCAATAATGCTCCCCGAAATCCCCATGTATCTGGATGCCGTTTTAGGTTGCAAGGATCTCGTTGTGGGCGACTCTCTTTTCATGGGCAAGAAACATATCCGGATTCTTGCCATTGACGGACTTCCATCGGAAAGCCACCCGGCTATGCTCTCATGCCTTGAAGGAATTTCCATCGAATACAGATTTTCAACCAGATTCATCTGCATGAGCCAGATAGAAGCACTCAAAGAACTGGAGCAATACCGCAAGACATGGCAGCAGAAAATTTTCAGTGTTTTTGACCTGATGTTTAACAAGGTCAACCCGAAGCCAAACCAGACAGCGGCAGACATGGCCTCTGATGCAGAACAGGCGATCACGGAAATTGAATCCGGCGATTTCTCAGCCGGCTTCTATACCGCCTGCATCGTGCTGATCAGCGAAGATCCGGAACAGCTCGAAGAGCAGACCCGGCTACTAAACAGACATATCCTTTTCAAGGGCTTCAGCTGCCGGGTGGAAACAACCAATGCTCTCGAAGCATGGCTGGGAACCCATCCGGGCAACAGCTTTGCCAATGTTCGGCGGCCCATCATCAACACCATGAATCTGGCCGACATGCTCCCGCTGGCTACAATCTGGGCAGGCCGGGAACATAACCCCTCACCCATGTTCATGCCGTCCTCCCCGGCTTTGATGCATTGCGCCACAAACGGCGCAACTCCCTTCCGGTTGAACCTGCATGTGGGTGACATTGGCCATACCTTGATGTTCGGTCCTACCGGCTCCGGTAAATCCACCATGCTTGGCATAACCGCCGCCCAGTTCAGGCGATACAAAAATGCAACGATCTTCGCTTTTGATAAGGGAATGTCCATGTTCCCGCTGTGCAAAGCAGCCGGGGGAAGCCATTACGAAATTGCCGGGGAAGGCTCAGAACTGGCCTTCGCGCCCCTTTCGCATATTGAATCTGATTCAGAACAGAGCTGGGCTGAACAATGGATAGAAACCCTTGTCCAGTTGCAGGGTTTCATTGTTCTCCCTACACACCGCAATGCCATCCATCAGGCCATGAACCTGCTGCGCAACAATCCGCAGGACATGCGATCGCTAACGGACTTCTACCATCTCCTGCAGGATGACGAACTGAGGGAGGCAATCAAACACTATACCGAAGCCGGTGCAATGGGCCATCTGCTCGATGCCAAGCAGGACACTCTTGGTATTGATTCGTTCATGGTCTTTGAAATTGAAGAGCTCATGAACCTTGGCGACAAGAACCTGATCCCGGTTCTGCTTTATATTTTTCACCGCATTGAAAAAGCACTGAACGGCCAGCCCGCGCTGCTCATTCTGGATGAAGCATGGGTCATGCTAGGCCACCCGGTATTTCGGGAAAAAATCCGGGAATGGCTCAAGGTTCTGCGTAAGGCTAATTGTGCAGTTCTACTTGCAACCCAGTCCCTTTCAGATGCTGTGCGCTCCGGGCTGCTTGATGTTCTCTCCGAATCCTGCCCGACCAAAATCTATCTGGCAAACGGCAGTGCAAATGATGAGGACCAGCGCAAGCTCTATAAAGGTCTTGGCCTTAACTCCACCCAGATCCAGATCATCACCTCAGCTGCTCCCAAGCGGGACTACTACATAGTTTCCCCCGAAGGACGCCGCCTGATCAACCTTGCCCTTGGCCCGGTGGCCCTATCCTTTGTCGGTTCATCAGACAAGGGAAGCATTACGCGCATCAAAGAGCTGGACAAACTCCATGGAAAAGAATGGCCCGGCAAATGGCTTGAAGAAAGGCGGGGAGATTTCAGATGA
- the trbJ gene encoding P-type conjugative transfer protein TrbJ yields the protein MKSVINLIFILFILINSTPAKAMTVTCTNCSDKFLQMLERVTNIEQLETMYRTYAEEMMQTQQQIMMVKQNIEQYVNMVKNTIRLPFAIKNSVIRDFKQLASLTMGLKETVSNIDVLDGVYDAYYPNFNSAKQLVGLPASEVNPKYYEYYAKWSERVDEATEATFKLSGQQLKEISESEEFDAYIDDLLSSPEGRMQALEAANQLSSIQISEMRKLRALMAMHIQNQAQIQQKKEKIDQLKAESRKMYFENDLAEQAKQFIESE from the coding sequence ATGAAATCTGTAATTAACCTTATTTTCATATTGTTCATACTCATAAATTCAACCCCGGCCAAGGCAATGACCGTGACCTGCACCAATTGCAGCGATAAATTCCTGCAGATGCTGGAGCGCGTAACCAACATTGAGCAATTGGAAACCATGTACCGGACATACGCAGAAGAAATGATGCAGACCCAGCAACAGATCATGATGGTAAAGCAGAATATTGAGCAGTACGTGAACATGGTCAAGAATACCATCCGGTTGCCGTTCGCCATTAAAAACAGCGTAATCAGGGACTTTAAACAGCTGGCGTCCCTGACAATGGGCCTCAAGGAGACCGTTTCAAACATTGACGTTCTGGATGGAGTTTACGATGCATATTATCCGAATTTCAATTCAGCAAAACAACTCGTAGGCCTTCCGGCCAGCGAAGTTAATCCCAAATATTACGAATATTACGCCAAATGGTCTGAGCGTGTGGATGAAGCAACTGAAGCCACTTTCAAACTCTCCGGGCAGCAGCTCAAAGAAATCAGCGAATCAGAAGAATTCGACGCCTACATAGATGACCTCTTAAGCAGCCCGGAAGGAAGAATGCAGGCCCTTGAAGCCGCCAATCAACTCTCATCAATTCAGATATCTGAAATGAGAAAGCTGCGCGCGCTCATGGCTATGCATATCCAGAATCAGGCCCAGATTCAGCAGAAGAAGGAGAAGATTGATCAGCTGAAGGCAGAAAGCCGCAAAATGTACTTTGAAAACGATCTCGCTGAACAGGCAAAACAATTCATTGAGAGCGAATAA
- the trbG gene encoding P-type conjugative transfer protein TrbG produces MKHLILTLFLVLIACSGWAAPNQQQAGQQNPDMGLLNKVFAQPTPPKGSKKPAEAAKIPSYSPSVLAQPDYISKTNVRLNSKEWEALKLSKEWINRKINPILLENGKVVYIFGATMPTIICSPFMASDLELQPGENVNDVIVGDTARWLVTVGQSGTPGRESTHIILKPLDAGLVTTAVITTDRRVYHLKLVSRRKDYNPYVSFIYPEDQQKIFKDRLKRKQKKDIWNTTQIEQKTVDLSTLDFSYTISGDDASWKPMRVYNDGIRTFIQLPRTSTQTEIPVLLVEKAGQEAIVNYRVKGNAMIVDEIFEKAILVAGTGMDQAKVEITRVEVTK; encoded by the coding sequence ATGAAACATCTCATTTTAACGTTATTCCTTGTTCTGATCGCCTGTTCCGGCTGGGCTGCGCCGAATCAGCAGCAAGCCGGACAGCAAAATCCTGATATGGGATTGCTGAACAAGGTATTTGCACAACCAACACCACCGAAAGGCAGCAAAAAACCTGCTGAAGCGGCAAAAATTCCGTCTTATTCGCCTTCTGTGCTGGCGCAGCCGGACTATATATCCAAAACAAACGTTCGTCTTAATAGCAAGGAATGGGAAGCTCTGAAGCTTTCCAAAGAATGGATCAACCGCAAGATCAACCCGATCCTGCTGGAGAACGGCAAGGTTGTTTACATCTTCGGGGCAACCATGCCGACAATCATCTGCTCACCGTTCATGGCTTCAGATCTTGAGCTGCAGCCCGGTGAAAACGTCAATGACGTTATTGTCGGTGATACTGCGCGTTGGCTGGTTACAGTTGGCCAATCCGGCACACCGGGCCGGGAATCCACACATATTATTCTCAAGCCGCTAGACGCCGGACTTGTGACCACCGCCGTCATCACCACTGACCGCAGGGTTTATCACCTGAAGCTTGTCTCACGGCGTAAGGATTACAATCCATACGTTTCTTTCATCTACCCGGAAGACCAGCAGAAAATCTTCAAAGACAGACTGAAGCGGAAGCAGAAAAAGGACATCTGGAACACCACCCAGATTGAACAAAAAACCGTGGATCTTTCCACTTTGGACTTCAGCTACACCATCAGTGGTGATGATGCGAGCTGGAAGCCCATGCGCGTCTACAATGACGGAATCCGGACCTTCATTCAGTTGCCGAGAACTTCCACCCAGACCGAGATCCCGGTGCTGCTGGTGGAAAAGGCAGGGCAGGAAGCGATCGTCAACTACCGGGTCAAAGGCAATGCCATGATCGTTGATGAAATCTTTGAAAAAGCAATCCTCGTGGCCGGAACCGGAATGGATCAGGCCAAGGTTGAGATTACCCGGGTGGAGGTAACCAAATGA
- the trbL gene encoding P-type conjugative transfer protein TrbL, with amino-acid sequence MLPIFPFQHSYPKAFEPEQQGHSQNIPWYPALLWRQPSQVLLQLCLSAVHYIQTLIHLEVKQTKVQKFYAYIRPYLFFKKLKSKDSIVKLTVLVTFTFIILGLDYDSAFAVEQTTQSLDFPSTVLAELEEASKAWGPIIEGFSLSLFKWLIQIEIGLFAIRAILSGQELKQTFAEFTLLIFYSCFMVAIIYNHEEWTTALINSFSNVAIKTGAPEPSPQNIFTYGLIIIGNLLNNFSLIDIPVSIGVLFSSLVIAVTFTLITAQIIMVKCEAYIVLNAGAILLGFGGSKITKEYAINFLRYALSVAVKLFVLQLLMGMSMSFIMKFSSVNTKSFADIFIVICSSILILALVKSIPDIVSGIVNGSHVSTGSALTSAVSAVGIASMAVGRAPAQAMGGAVEAKRGFNAAQEAFSMAGSQGATGFAKGMQAMKNLGGAMRDNIGDSDMGNLRSSMVARHESFKMDQANSGPSNDYQFP; translated from the coding sequence ATGCTGCCTATTTTTCCTTTTCAGCACTCTTATCCAAAAGCTTTTGAGCCTGAGCAGCAAGGTCATTCTCAAAATATTCCTTGGTATCCTGCTTTACTTTGGAGACAACCTTCTCAGGTGTTGCTTCAGCTTTGTCTGTCTGCTGTTCATTACATCCAGACATTAATCCACTTAGAAGTAAAACAAACAAAAGTACAAAAATTTTATGCATATATTCGTCCTTATTTATTTTTCAAAAAACTAAAATCTAAAGATTCAATTGTCAAACTGACAGTACTCGTAACATTCACATTCATAATTTTGGGTCTCGATTATGATTCAGCCTTTGCAGTAGAACAGACAACACAAAGTTTAGACTTTCCTTCAACTGTTCTGGCTGAACTTGAAGAAGCTTCTAAAGCTTGGGGGCCGATAATTGAAGGCTTTTCATTAAGCCTCTTCAAATGGCTGATTCAGATAGAAATCGGACTTTTTGCAATTCGAGCCATTCTCAGTGGGCAAGAATTAAAACAGACCTTTGCAGAATTCACACTTCTTATTTTCTATTCCTGCTTCATGGTTGCAATAATATACAATCATGAAGAATGGACCACTGCATTAATCAATTCATTCAGCAATGTTGCGATTAAAACGGGAGCACCGGAACCAAGCCCGCAAAACATATTCACATATGGTCTCATAATAATAGGCAACCTGCTGAACAACTTCAGCTTAATAGATATTCCTGTCAGCATTGGAGTCCTATTCAGTAGTCTGGTCATAGCCGTCACATTCACGCTGATCACAGCCCAAATAATAATGGTGAAATGTGAAGCCTACATTGTCTTAAATGCAGGAGCCATCCTGCTTGGTTTTGGCGGCTCCAAGATTACAAAAGAGTATGCCATCAACTTTCTGCGCTACGCCCTTTCCGTAGCAGTAAAGTTATTTGTCCTCCAATTGCTCATGGGAATGAGCATGAGCTTTATTATGAAATTTTCATCTGTAAACACCAAAAGTTTTGCAGATATTTTCATAGTCATCTGCTCATCCATCCTAATCCTAGCCCTAGTCAAATCAATACCGGACATCGTTTCCGGTATCGTCAATGGTTCCCATGTTTCCACCGGGAGTGCTCTTACTTCTGCGGTTTCAGCTGTCGGTATCGCCAGCATGGCTGTTGGCCGTGCTCCGGCTCAGGCAATGGGCGGTGCTGTTGAAGCCAAACGCGGTTTCAATGCTGCCCAAGAAGCATTCTCCATGGCCGGTTCCCAAGGCGCGACCGGATTCGCAAAAGGAATGCAGGCAATGAAAAATTTAGGTGGAGCCATGCGTGACAACATCGGTGACAGCGACATGGGCAATTTACGGAGCAGCATGGTTGCTCGCCATGAATCTTTCAAGATGGATCAGGCTAACTCCGGTCCGTCAAATGACTATCAATTTCCTTAA
- a CDS encoding TrbC/VirB2 family protein, which translates to MKLKAKLTIFFLYALLLVPEAAFASGIDEFQGPIEKVLGTITGPVGGLISAIAFGISGFALITKRAELSDTFIKLLTTIVGITFIAFCGTIVNAIFSFSGATL; encoded by the coding sequence ATGAAACTGAAGGCTAAACTTACGATCTTCTTTTTGTATGCCCTCCTGCTCGTACCTGAAGCGGCTTTCGCAAGCGGCATCGATGAGTTCCAAGGCCCAATAGAAAAAGTTCTGGGAACAATAACCGGGCCGGTCGGGGGGCTGATCTCCGCAATTGCATTTGGAATCAGTGGCTTTGCCCTGATCACTAAGAGGGCAGAACTGAGTGATACATTCATCAAACTCTTAACAACCATTGTAGGCATCACATTTATCGCCTTTTGCGGAACGATCGTTAACGCGATTTTCTCCTTCAGCGGAGCAACCCTATGA
- a CDS encoding helix-turn-helix domain-containing protein, whose product MSNRLTAEKFNAMLSRLAEGLGLGTGKVTQVQMAKVLGIRQSSISDAKKRNSIPAEWFLKALEIGGIDPEWVRTGNGPKYRVLSDTPNGALTVTELHKRIAAESKRELSEEELMSALKRRFPAGTTIEVHFLMGCTGEAKENAE is encoded by the coding sequence ATGAGTAACCGATTAACCGCTGAAAAGTTCAACGCAATGCTTAGCCGACTCGCTGAAGGTCTGGGACTTGGGACAGGAAAAGTGACTCAGGTCCAAATGGCAAAAGTCCTTGGAATCCGACAGTCATCTATTTCTGACGCCAAAAAGAGAAATTCTATTCCTGCGGAATGGTTCCTCAAAGCGTTAGAAATCGGCGGGATCGATCCCGAATGGGTGCGCACGGGCAACGGACCCAAATACCGGGTTCTATCCGACACGCCTAATGGAGCTTTGACAGTAACAGAACTTCACAAACGCATTGCCGCTGAAAGTAAGAGGGAGCTTAGCGAAGAAGAGCTTATGTCCGCTCTGAAAAGAAGGTTTCCTGCCGGCACGACTATAGAGGTTCATTTTTTGATGGGATGCACCGGCGAAGCCAAGGAGAATGCAGAATGA
- the trbD gene encoding conjugal transfer protein TrbD, translating into MIVRRIPVHRSLHRHALVMGAEREPVMTAGLISIILVLVGKDFLSTGVAIVFWFFSVFILRIWSEDDPQKTKVWFRRNGYQNVYPAKATPWSR; encoded by the coding sequence ATGATCGTCCGTAGAATACCGGTACACCGCTCACTGCATAGGCACGCGCTGGTCATGGGTGCTGAACGCGAACCGGTCATGACCGCAGGCCTGATCAGCATCATTCTTGTGCTTGTAGGTAAAGACTTTCTTTCTACTGGCGTGGCTATCGTTTTCTGGTTCTTCAGTGTCTTCATACTGCGGATCTGGTCAGAAGACGACCCGCAGAAGACCAAAGTCTGGTTCCGCCGCAACGGCTATCAAAATGTGTATCCAGCGAAAGCTACACCTTGGAGCAGATAG
- a CDS encoding VirB8/TrbF family protein, giving the protein MSKTESPYLSAREEWLERYGSYIEGRNQWRLVALVCLLITAISISMNFVQATQNKVVPYVVEVDKLGHSVAVKRADQAEPVSHRIIQAEIANLIVNWRTVTADIGLQKKMVQRMSSFVIGAARGATRGWYEANNPYERGQKALVEVDIKGIPLPVSSESWRIEWLETVRNHSGVAMTSTKYEATVKVRISPPTTDSQIIRNPAGVYVTELSWAKLLEQ; this is encoded by the coding sequence ATGTCTAAAACAGAATCCCCATACCTTTCAGCCAGAGAAGAATGGCTGGAACGATACGGTTCATACATTGAAGGCCGTAACCAGTGGAGGCTGGTAGCATTGGTCTGCCTGCTGATTACCGCCATATCCATCAGCATGAATTTTGTGCAGGCCACCCAGAACAAAGTCGTTCCCTACGTGGTCGAGGTGGACAAGCTCGGCCACTCAGTTGCCGTTAAACGCGCTGATCAGGCGGAACCGGTTTCCCACCGAATCATTCAGGCTGAAATCGCCAATCTCATTGTTAACTGGCGGACCGTTACCGCTGACATCGGGCTACAGAAAAAGATGGTCCAGCGCATGTCTTCATTTGTGATCGGCGCGGCCCGTGGCGCGACAAGAGGCTGGTACGAAGCGAACAACCCTTATGAGCGCGGGCAAAAAGCCCTCGTTGAGGTTGATATTAAAGGGATTCCGCTCCCTGTCAGTTCTGAAAGCTGGCGTATCGAATGGCTGGAAACAGTGCGCAACCATTCCGGTGTCGCCATGACCAGCACCAAGTATGAAGCGACTGTCAAAGTCCGCATATCTCCCCCCACAACTGACAGCCAGATCATCCGCAACCCTGCCGGTGTTTATGTCACCGAGCTGTCATGGGCAAAACTTCTTGAACAATAG